One genomic segment of Macaca fascicularis isolate 582-1 chromosome 19, T2T-MFA8v1.1 includes these proteins:
- the ZNF418 gene encoding zinc finger protein 418 isoform X3: MKHSGTKHILVQQQRLLPREECYCCECGKSFIKYDSFSNHQRVHTGKRPYECGECGKSFSHKGSLVQHQRVHTGERPYECGECGKSFSQNGTLIKHQRVHTGERPYECEECGKCFTQKGNLIQHQRGHTSERPYECEECGKCFSQKGTLTEHHRVHTRERPYECGECGKSFSRKGHLSNHQRGHTGERPYECGECGKSFSRKGNLIQHQRSHTGERPYECRDCRKLFRGKSHLIEHQRVHTGERPYECNECGKSFLDSSGFRVHQRVHTGEKPFECSECGKSFPQSCSLLRHRRVHTGERPYECGECGKSFHQSSSLLRHQKIHTAERPYECRECGKFFSSLLEHRRVHTGERPYECSECGKTFTRRSAHFKHQRLHTRGKPYECSECGKSFAETFSLTEHRRVHTGERPYGCSECGKSFHRSSSLLRHQRVHTEKSPYK; this comes from the coding sequence ATGAAACATTCTGGCACCAAACACATACTTGTTCAACAGCAGAGACTTCTCCCTAGAGAAGAATGTTATTGCTGCGAATGTGGGAAATCCTTTATTAAATATGATAGCTTCAGTAATCATCAGAGAGTTCATACTGGGAAAAGACCTTATGAATGTGGAGAATGTGGGAAATCTTTTAGTCATAAGGGCAGCCTTGTTCAGCATCAACGAGTTCATACTGGAGAAAGACCTTATGAGTGTGGAGAATGTGGGAAATCTTTTAGTCAAAATGGCACCCTCATTAAACATCAAcgagttcacactggagaaagacctTATGAGTGTGAAGAATGTGGGAAATGTTTTACTCAAAAGGGCAATCTGATTCAACATCAACGAGGTCACACTAGTGAAAGACCTTATGAgtgtgaagaatgtggaaaatGTTTTAGTCAAAAGGGCACCCTCACTGAACATCATCGAGTTCACACTAGAGAAAGACCTTATGAGTGTGGAGAATGTGGGAAATCTTTTAGTCGAAAGGGACACCTTAGCAACCATCAGCGAGgtcacactggagaaagacctTATGAGTGTGGAGAATGTGGGAAATCTTTTAGTCGAAAGGGCAACCTCATTCAGCATCAGCGAAGCCACACTGGAGAAAGGCCTTACGAGTGTAGAGACTGTAGGAAATTATTTAGGGGCAAGTCCCACCTCATTGAACACCagagagttcacactggagaaaggccatatgaatgtaatgaatgtgggaaatcaTTTCTAGACAGCTCTGGGTTTCGTGTTCATCagagagttcacactggagaaaaaccgTTTgagtgcagtgaatgtgggaaatcATTTCCTCAAAGCTGTTCCCTTCTTCGACATAGGAGAGTTCATACTGGAGAAAGGCCTTATGAGTGTGGAGAATGTGGAAAGTCATTTCATCAGAGCTCTTCCCTCCTTCGACATCAGAAAATTCACACTGCAGAAAGACCTTATGAGTGCAGAGAATGTGGGAAATTCTTCTCCAGTCTCCTTGAACACAGgagagttcacactggagaaaggccttatgaatgcagtgaatgtggaaaaaCATTTACTCGAAGATCTGCGCATTTTAAACATCAGAGACTTCATACTCGAGGAAAGCCTTATgagtgcagtgaatgtgggaaatccTTTGCTGAAACGTTCAGTCTTACTGAACACAGgagagttcacactggagaaaggccttatgggtgcagtgaatgtggaaaatCATTTCATCGAAGCTCTTCTCTCCTTCGACATCAGAGAGTTCACACAGAAAAAAGTCCTTACAAGtga
- the ZNF256 gene encoding zinc finger protein 256 isoform X1 has translation MAAAELTAPAQGVVTFEDVAVYFSWKEWGLLDEAQKCLYHDVMLENLTLTTSLGGCGAGDEEAPYQQSTSSQRVSQVRLPKALPSPQKTNPCEICGPVLREILHLLEHQGTHHGQKLYTDGACRKQLQFTAYLHQHQKQHVGQKHFRSNGGRDMFLNSCTFEVSGKPFTCKEVGKDFLARSRFLQQQATHTRKKSNRTKSAVAFHSVKNHYNWGECVKAFSYKHVRVQHQGDLIRERSYMCSECGKSFSTSCSLSDHLRVHTSEKPYTCGECGKSYRQSSSLITHRRVHTGVRPHQCDECGKLFNRKYDLLIHQRVHTGERPYKCSECGKSFSHSSSLITHQRIHTGMRPYECSECGKSFIHSSSLITHQRVHTGTKPYMCSECGKSFSQSCHLIKHRRLHIGEGPYECSECGKLFTYRSRFFQHQKVHTGVRSHECHECGKLFSRKFDLIVHERVHTGERPYECSECGKSFTCKSYLIAHWKVHTGARPYECGECGKSFTHSSTLLQHQRVHTGERPYECNECGKFFSQSSSLIRHRRSHTGERPYKCGECWKSFSNRSSLVKHQRVHTGERPYECSECGKSFSQSSNLSNHQRVHSGERPYECSDCGKSFTFNSNLLKHQHVHKG, from the exons ATGGCGGCGGCTGAGCTGACGGCCCCGGCCCAG GGCGTTGTGACGTTTGAGGACGTGGCTGTGTACTTCTCCTGGAAGGAATGGGGTCTTCTTGATGAGGCTCAGAAATGCCTGTACCAtgatgtgatgctggagaactTGACACTTACAACCTCCCTGG GTGGTTGTGGAGCAGGGGATGAGGAGGCACCTTATCAGCAGAGCACTTCTTCACAGCGGGTGTCACAGGTTAGGCTTCCTAAGGCCCTTCCTTCTCCCCAGAAGACCAACCCTTGTGAGATATGTGGCCCAGTCTTGAGAGAGATTTTGCACTTGCTTGAGCACCAGGGAACACACCATGGTCAGAAACTGTATACAGATGGGGCCTGTAGGAAACAGTTACAATTTACTGCATACCTTCATCAGCACCAGAAGCAGCACGTTGGACAGAAGCACTTCAGAAGCAATGGGGGCAGAGACATGTTTTTGAACAGCTGCACATTTGAAGTATCTGGGAAGCCCTTTACTTGCAAGGAGGTTGGGAAGGATTTCCTGGCGAGATCAAGATTTCTTCAGCAACAGGCTACTCACACCAGAAAGAAGTCAAACAGAACCAAGAGTGCAGTGGCCTTTCACAGTGTAAAAAATCATTACAACTGGGGAGAATGTGTGAAAGCTTTCAGCTACAAACATGTACGTGTTCAGCACCAGGGAGATCTCATTAGGGAAAGATCTTACAtgtgcagtgaatgtgggaaatcTTTTAGCACAAGCTGTAGCCTCAGTGATCATTTGAGAGTTCACACTTCAGAAAAGCCTTATACATGTGGGGAATGTGGGAAATCCTATAGGCAAAGCTCGAGCCTTATTACGCACCGAAGAGTTCACACTGGAGTAAGACCTCATCAATGTGATGAATGTGGAAAATTATTTAACAGGAAGTATGATCTTCTTATACATCAGAGAGTTCATACTGGAGAAAGGCCTTACAagtgcagtgaatgtgggaaatccTTTAGCCATAGCTCCAGCCTCATTACACaccagagaattcatactggaatGAGGCCTTATgagtgcagtgaatgtgggaaatccTTTATCCATAGTTCTAGCCTTATTACACACCAGAGAGTTCACACTGGTACAAAGCCTTATAtgtgcagtgaatgtgggaaatccTTTAGCCAGAGCTGTCACCTCATTAAACACCGGAGACTTCACATTGGAGAAGGGCCTTATGAGTGTAGTGAATGTGGGAAATTGTTTACTTATAGATCTCGTTTCTTCCAACACCAGAAAGTTCATACTGGAGTAAGATCTCATGAATGTCATGAATGTGGAAAATTATTTAGCAGGAAATTTGACCTCATTGTACATGAGAGAGTTCACACAGGAGAAAGGCCATATGAGTGTAGTGAATGTGGAAAATCCTTTACCTGTAAATCCTACCTCATCGCACACTGGAAAGTTCATACTGGAGCAAGGCCTTATGAATGTGGGGAATGTGGGAAATCATTTACCCATAGCTCTACACTCCTTCAACACCagagagttcacactggagaaaggccttatgagtgcaatgaatgtgggaaatTTTTTAGCCAGAGCTCCAGTCTCATTAGACATAGGAGAAGTCACACCGGAGAAAGGCCTTATAAGTGCGGTGAGTGTTGGAAATCCTTTAGTAACCGCTCTAGCCTCGTTAAACACCAAagagttcacactggagaaaggccttatgaatgcagtgaatgtggaaaatCCTTTAGCCAGAGCTCTAACCTCAGTAATCACCAGCGAGTTCACAGTGGGGAAAGGCCTTATGAGTGTAGTGACTGTGGAAAATCTTTTACCTTCAACTCCAACCTCCTAAAACATCAGCATGTTCACAAGGGATAA
- the ZNF256 gene encoding zinc finger protein 256 isoform X2, with protein MFLNSCTFEVSGKPFTCKEVGKDFLARSRFLQQQATHTRKKSNRTKSAVAFHSVKNHYNWGECVKAFSYKHVRVQHQGDLIRERSYMCSECGKSFSTSCSLSDHLRVHTSEKPYTCGECGKSYRQSSSLITHRRVHTGVRPHQCDECGKLFNRKYDLLIHQRVHTGERPYKCSECGKSFSHSSSLITHQRIHTGMRPYECSECGKSFIHSSSLITHQRVHTGTKPYMCSECGKSFSQSCHLIKHRRLHIGEGPYECSECGKLFTYRSRFFQHQKVHTGVRSHECHECGKLFSRKFDLIVHERVHTGERPYECSECGKSFTCKSYLIAHWKVHTGARPYECGECGKSFTHSSTLLQHQRVHTGERPYECNECGKFFSQSSSLIRHRRSHTGERPYKCGECWKSFSNRSSLVKHQRVHTGERPYECSECGKSFSQSSNLSNHQRVHSGERPYECSDCGKSFTFNSNLLKHQHVHKG; from the coding sequence ATGTTTTTGAACAGCTGCACATTTGAAGTATCTGGGAAGCCCTTTACTTGCAAGGAGGTTGGGAAGGATTTCCTGGCGAGATCAAGATTTCTTCAGCAACAGGCTACTCACACCAGAAAGAAGTCAAACAGAACCAAGAGTGCAGTGGCCTTTCACAGTGTAAAAAATCATTACAACTGGGGAGAATGTGTGAAAGCTTTCAGCTACAAACATGTACGTGTTCAGCACCAGGGAGATCTCATTAGGGAAAGATCTTACAtgtgcagtgaatgtgggaaatcTTTTAGCACAAGCTGTAGCCTCAGTGATCATTTGAGAGTTCACACTTCAGAAAAGCCTTATACATGTGGGGAATGTGGGAAATCCTATAGGCAAAGCTCGAGCCTTATTACGCACCGAAGAGTTCACACTGGAGTAAGACCTCATCAATGTGATGAATGTGGAAAATTATTTAACAGGAAGTATGATCTTCTTATACATCAGAGAGTTCATACTGGAGAAAGGCCTTACAagtgcagtgaatgtgggaaatccTTTAGCCATAGCTCCAGCCTCATTACACaccagagaattcatactggaatGAGGCCTTATgagtgcagtgaatgtgggaaatccTTTATCCATAGTTCTAGCCTTATTACACACCAGAGAGTTCACACTGGTACAAAGCCTTATAtgtgcagtgaatgtgggaaatccTTTAGCCAGAGCTGTCACCTCATTAAACACCGGAGACTTCACATTGGAGAAGGGCCTTATGAGTGTAGTGAATGTGGGAAATTGTTTACTTATAGATCTCGTTTCTTCCAACACCAGAAAGTTCATACTGGAGTAAGATCTCATGAATGTCATGAATGTGGAAAATTATTTAGCAGGAAATTTGACCTCATTGTACATGAGAGAGTTCACACAGGAGAAAGGCCATATGAGTGTAGTGAATGTGGAAAATCCTTTACCTGTAAATCCTACCTCATCGCACACTGGAAAGTTCATACTGGAGCAAGGCCTTATGAATGTGGGGAATGTGGGAAATCATTTACCCATAGCTCTACACTCCTTCAACACCagagagttcacactggagaaaggccttatgagtgcaatgaatgtgggaaatTTTTTAGCCAGAGCTCCAGTCTCATTAGACATAGGAGAAGTCACACCGGAGAAAGGCCTTATAAGTGCGGTGAGTGTTGGAAATCCTTTAGTAACCGCTCTAGCCTCGTTAAACACCAAagagttcacactggagaaaggccttatgaatgcagtgaatgtggaaaatCCTTTAGCCAGAGCTCTAACCTCAGTAATCACCAGCGAGTTCACAGTGGGGAAAGGCCTTATGAGTGTAGTGACTGTGGAAAATCTTTTACCTTCAACTCCAACCTCCTAAAACATCAGCATGTTCACAAGGGATAA
- the ZNF418 gene encoding zinc finger protein 418 isoform X2 codes for MAAAALRLPAQGTVAFEDVAVNFSQEEWSLLSEVQRCLYHDVMLENWVLISSLGYWCGSEDEEAPSKRNILHLADHQGTHHKQKLHRCEDWGNKLYDSSNHQHQNQYLGEKPYRSSVEEALFVKRCKFHVSEESSVFIQSGKDFLLSSGLLQQEATHTGEKSNSKPECESPFQGGNTHYSSGECMKHSGTKHILVQQQRLLPREECYCCECGKSFIKYDSFSNHQRVHTGKRPYECGECGKSFSHKGSLVQHQRVHTGERPYECGECGKSFSQNGTLIKHQRVHTGERPYECEECGKCFTQKGNLIQHQRGHTSERPYECEECGKCFSQKGTLTEHHRVHTRERPYECGECGKSFSRKGHLSNHQRGHTGERPYECGECGKSFSRKGNLIQHQRSHTGERPYECRDCRKLFRGKSHLIEHQRVHTGERPYECNECGKSFLDSSGFRVHQRVHTGEKPFECSECGKSFPQSCSLLRHRRVHTGERPYECGECGKSFHQSSSLLRHQKIHTAERPYECRECGKFFSSLLEHRRVHTGERPYECSECGKTFTRRSAHFKHQRLHTRGKPYECSECGKSFAETFSLTEHRRVHTGERPYGCSECGKSFHRSSSLLRHQRVHTEKSPYK; via the exons ATGGCGGCGGCCGCACTGAGGCTCCCGGCTCAG GGCACTGTGGCATTTGAAGACGTGGCTGTGAACTTTTCCCAGGAAGAATGGAGTCTCCTTAGTGAGGTTCAGAGATGCCTTTACCAtgatgtgatgctggagaactGGGTACTTATATCCTCCCTGG GTTATTGGTGTGGATCGGAAGATGAGGAGGCACCTTCTAAGCGGAACATTTTGCACTTGGCAGATCATCAGGGGACACATCACAAGCAGAAACTGCACAGGTGTGAGGATTGGGGGAATAAATTGTATGATAGTTCAAACCATCAGCACCAGAATCAGTACcttggagagaaaccctatagaAGCAGTGTTGAAGAAGCATTGTTTGTGAAGAGGTGTAAGTTCCATGTGTCAGAGGAGTCATCTGTCTTCATtcagagtgggaaggactttttGCTCAGCTCAGGATTACTGCAACAGGAGGCCACTCACACTGGGGAGAAGTCAAACAGCAAACCTGAGTGTGAGTCTCCCTTTCAGGGGGGAAATACTCATTACAGCTCTGGAGAATGCATGAAACATTCTGGCACCAAACACATACTTGTTCAACAGCAGAGACTTCTCCCTAGAGAAGAATGTTATTGCTGCGAATGTGGGAAATCCTTTATTAAATATGATAGCTTCAGTAATCATCAGAGAGTTCATACTGGGAAAAGACCTTATGAATGTGGAGAATGTGGGAAATCTTTTAGTCATAAGGGCAGCCTTGTTCAGCATCAACGAGTTCATACTGGAGAAAGACCTTATGAGTGTGGAGAATGTGGGAAATCTTTTAGTCAAAATGGCACCCTCATTAAACATCAAcgagttcacactggagaaagacctTATGAGTGTGAAGAATGTGGGAAATGTTTTACTCAAAAGGGCAATCTGATTCAACATCAACGAGGTCACACTAGTGAAAGACCTTATGAgtgtgaagaatgtggaaaatGTTTTAGTCAAAAGGGCACCCTCACTGAACATCATCGAGTTCACACTAGAGAAAGACCTTATGAGTGTGGAGAATGTGGGAAATCTTTTAGTCGAAAGGGACACCTTAGCAACCATCAGCGAGgtcacactggagaaagacctTATGAGTGTGGAGAATGTGGGAAATCTTTTAGTCGAAAGGGCAACCTCATTCAGCATCAGCGAAGCCACACTGGAGAAAGGCCTTACGAGTGTAGAGACTGTAGGAAATTATTTAGGGGCAAGTCCCACCTCATTGAACACCagagagttcacactggagaaaggccatatgaatgtaatgaatgtgggaaatcaTTTCTAGACAGCTCTGGGTTTCGTGTTCATCagagagttcacactggagaaaaaccgTTTgagtgcagtgaatgtgggaaatcATTTCCTCAAAGCTGTTCCCTTCTTCGACATAGGAGAGTTCATACTGGAGAAAGGCCTTATGAGTGTGGAGAATGTGGAAAGTCATTTCATCAGAGCTCTTCCCTCCTTCGACATCAGAAAATTCACACTGCAGAAAGACCTTATGAGTGCAGAGAATGTGGGAAATTCTTCTCCAGTCTCCTTGAACACAGgagagttcacactggagaaaggccttatgaatgcagtgaatgtggaaaaaCATTTACTCGAAGATCTGCGCATTTTAAACATCAGAGACTTCATACTCGAGGAAAGCCTTATgagtgcagtgaatgtgggaaatccTTTGCTGAAACGTTCAGTCTTACTGAACACAGgagagttcacactggagaaaggccttatgggtgcagtgaatgtggaaaatCATTTCATCGAAGCTCTTCTCTCCTTCGACATCAGAGAGTTCACACAGAAAAAAGTCCTTACAAGtga
- the ZNF418 gene encoding zinc finger protein 418 isoform X1: MAAAALRLPAQQGTVAFEDVAVNFSQEEWSLLSEVQRCLYHDVMLENWVLISSLGYWCGSEDEEAPSKRNILHLADHQGTHHKQKLHRCEDWGNKLYDSSNHQHQNQYLGEKPYRSSVEEALFVKRCKFHVSEESSVFIQSGKDFLLSSGLLQQEATHTGEKSNSKPECESPFQGGNTHYSSGECMKHSGTKHILVQQQRLLPREECYCCECGKSFIKYDSFSNHQRVHTGKRPYECGECGKSFSHKGSLVQHQRVHTGERPYECGECGKSFSQNGTLIKHQRVHTGERPYECEECGKCFTQKGNLIQHQRGHTSERPYECEECGKCFSQKGTLTEHHRVHTRERPYECGECGKSFSRKGHLSNHQRGHTGERPYECGECGKSFSRKGNLIQHQRSHTGERPYECRDCRKLFRGKSHLIEHQRVHTGERPYECNECGKSFLDSSGFRVHQRVHTGEKPFECSECGKSFPQSCSLLRHRRVHTGERPYECGECGKSFHQSSSLLRHQKIHTAERPYECRECGKFFSSLLEHRRVHTGERPYECSECGKTFTRRSAHFKHQRLHTRGKPYECSECGKSFAETFSLTEHRRVHTGERPYGCSECGKSFHRSSSLLRHQRVHTEKSPYK, translated from the exons ATGGCGGCGGCCGCACTGAGGCTCCCGGCTCAG CAGGGCACTGTGGCATTTGAAGACGTGGCTGTGAACTTTTCCCAGGAAGAATGGAGTCTCCTTAGTGAGGTTCAGAGATGCCTTTACCAtgatgtgatgctggagaactGGGTACTTATATCCTCCCTGG GTTATTGGTGTGGATCGGAAGATGAGGAGGCACCTTCTAAGCGGAACATTTTGCACTTGGCAGATCATCAGGGGACACATCACAAGCAGAAACTGCACAGGTGTGAGGATTGGGGGAATAAATTGTATGATAGTTCAAACCATCAGCACCAGAATCAGTACcttggagagaaaccctatagaAGCAGTGTTGAAGAAGCATTGTTTGTGAAGAGGTGTAAGTTCCATGTGTCAGAGGAGTCATCTGTCTTCATtcagagtgggaaggactttttGCTCAGCTCAGGATTACTGCAACAGGAGGCCACTCACACTGGGGAGAAGTCAAACAGCAAACCTGAGTGTGAGTCTCCCTTTCAGGGGGGAAATACTCATTACAGCTCTGGAGAATGCATGAAACATTCTGGCACCAAACACATACTTGTTCAACAGCAGAGACTTCTCCCTAGAGAAGAATGTTATTGCTGCGAATGTGGGAAATCCTTTATTAAATATGATAGCTTCAGTAATCATCAGAGAGTTCATACTGGGAAAAGACCTTATGAATGTGGAGAATGTGGGAAATCTTTTAGTCATAAGGGCAGCCTTGTTCAGCATCAACGAGTTCATACTGGAGAAAGACCTTATGAGTGTGGAGAATGTGGGAAATCTTTTAGTCAAAATGGCACCCTCATTAAACATCAAcgagttcacactggagaaagacctTATGAGTGTGAAGAATGTGGGAAATGTTTTACTCAAAAGGGCAATCTGATTCAACATCAACGAGGTCACACTAGTGAAAGACCTTATGAgtgtgaagaatgtggaaaatGTTTTAGTCAAAAGGGCACCCTCACTGAACATCATCGAGTTCACACTAGAGAAAGACCTTATGAGTGTGGAGAATGTGGGAAATCTTTTAGTCGAAAGGGACACCTTAGCAACCATCAGCGAGgtcacactggagaaagacctTATGAGTGTGGAGAATGTGGGAAATCTTTTAGTCGAAAGGGCAACCTCATTCAGCATCAGCGAAGCCACACTGGAGAAAGGCCTTACGAGTGTAGAGACTGTAGGAAATTATTTAGGGGCAAGTCCCACCTCATTGAACACCagagagttcacactggagaaaggccatatgaatgtaatgaatgtgggaaatcaTTTCTAGACAGCTCTGGGTTTCGTGTTCATCagagagttcacactggagaaaaaccgTTTgagtgcagtgaatgtgggaaatcATTTCCTCAAAGCTGTTCCCTTCTTCGACATAGGAGAGTTCATACTGGAGAAAGGCCTTATGAGTGTGGAGAATGTGGAAAGTCATTTCATCAGAGCTCTTCCCTCCTTCGACATCAGAAAATTCACACTGCAGAAAGACCTTATGAGTGCAGAGAATGTGGGAAATTCTTCTCCAGTCTCCTTGAACACAGgagagttcacactggagaaaggccttatgaatgcagtgaatgtggaaaaaCATTTACTCGAAGATCTGCGCATTTTAAACATCAGAGACTTCATACTCGAGGAAAGCCTTATgagtgcagtgaatgtgggaaatccTTTGCTGAAACGTTCAGTCTTACTGAACACAGgagagttcacactggagaaaggccttatgggtgcagtgaatgtggaaaatCATTTCATCGAAGCTCTTCTCTCCTTCGACATCAGAGAGTTCACACAGAAAAAAGTCCTTACAAGtga